One window of Saimiri boliviensis isolate mSaiBol1 chromosome 4, mSaiBol1.pri, whole genome shotgun sequence genomic DNA carries:
- the PBX2 gene encoding pre-B-cell leukemia transcription factor 2, giving the protein MDERLLGPPPPGGGRGGLGLVGGEPGGPGEPPGGGDPGGGSGGVPGGRGKQDIGDILQQIMTITDQSLDEAQAKKHALNCHRMKPALFSVLCEIKEKTGLSIRSSQEEEPVDPQLMRLDNMLLAEGVAGPEKGGGSAAAAAAAAASGGGVSPDNSIEHSDYRSKLAQIRHIYHSELEKYEQACNEFTTHVMNLLREQSRTRPVAPKEMERMVSIIHRKFSAIQMQLKQSTCEAVMILRSRFLDARRKRRNFSKQATEVLNEYFYSHLSNPYPSEEAKEELAKKCGITVSQVSNWFGNKRIRYKKNIGKFQEEANIYAVKTAVSVTQGGHSRTSSPTPPSSAGSGGSFNLSGSGDMFLGMPGLNGDSYSASQVESLRHSMGPGGYGDNLGGGQMYSPREMRANGSWQEAVTPSSVTSATEGPGSVHSDTSN; this is encoded by the exons ATGGACGAGAGGCTACTGGGGCCACCCCCTCCAGGCGGGGGCCGGGGGGGCCTGGGATTGGTGGGTGGGGAGCCTGGGGGCCCTGGCGAGCCTCCCGGTGGCGGAGACCCCGGTGGGGGTAGCGGGGGGGTCCCGGGAGGCCGAGGGAAGCAAGACATCGGGGACATTCTGCAGCAGATAATGACCATCACCGACCAGAGCCTGGACGAGGCCCAGGCCAA GAAACACGCCCTAAACTGCCACCGAATGAAGCCTGCTCTCTTTAGCGTCCTGTGTGAAATCAAGGAGAAAACCG GCCTCAGCATTCGAAGCTCCCAGGAGGAGGAGCCGGTGGACCCACAGCTGATGCGCTTGGACAACATGCTTCTGGCAGAGGGTGTGGCTGGGCCCGAGAAAGGGGGTGgctcagcagcagctgctgcagccGCTGCAGCCTCTGGGGGTGGCGTGTCTCCTGACAACTCCATCGAACACTCGGACTATCGCAGCAAACTTGCCCAGATCCGTCACATATACCACTCGGAGCTGGAGAAGTATGAGCAG GCATGTAATGAGTTCACGACCCATGTCATGAACCTGCTGAGGGAGCAGAGCCGCACCAGGCCTGTGGCCCCTAAAGAGATGGAACGCATGGTGAGCATCATCCATCGAAAGTTCAGCGCCATCCAGATGCAGCTCAAGCAGAGCACCTGCGAGGCTGTCATGATCCTGCGTTCCCGTTTCCTGGATGCCAG ACGAAAGCGCCGTAACTTCAGCAAACAGGCCACTGAAGTCCTAAATGAGTATTTCTACTCACACCTGAGTAACCCATATCCCAGtgaggaggccaaggaggagctGGCCAAGAAGTGTGGCATCACTGTCTCTCAG GTCTCCAACTGGTTTGGCAACAAGAGGATTCGATATAAGAAAAACATCGGAAAGTTCCAAGAGGAAGCAAACATCTATGCTGTCAAGACCGCCGTGTCGGTTACTCAGGGGGGCCACAGCCGTACCAGCTCCCCAACACCCCCTTCCTCTGCAG GCTCTGGCGGCTCTTTCAATCTCTCAGGATCTGGAGACATGTTTCTGGGGATGCCTGGGCTCAACGGAGATTCCTATTCTGCTTCCCAG gTGGAATCACTCCGACACTCAATGGGGCCAGGGGGCTATGGGGATAACCTTGGGGGAGGCCAGATGTACAGCCCTCGGGAAATGAGG GCAAATGGCAGCTGGCAGGAGGCTGTGACCCCCTCTTCAGTGACATCTGCAACAGAGGGACCAGGGAGTGTTCACTCTGACACCTCCAACTGA
- the AGER gene encoding advanced glycosylation end product-specific receptor isoform X2 has translation MAAGAAVGAWVLVLSLWGAVVGAQNITARIGEPLVLKCKGAPKKPPQQLEWKLNTARTEAWKVLSPQGGPWDSVARVLPNGSLFLPAVGIQDEGIFRCRAMNRNGKETKSNYRVRVYQIPGKPEIIDPASELTAGVPNKVGTCVSEGSYPAGTLSWHLDGKPLVPNEKGVSVKEQTRKHPETGLFTLLSELMVTPARGGAAHLTFSCSFSPGLPRRRALYTAPIQPRVWEPVPPEEIQLVVEPEGGTVAPGGTVTLTCDVPDQTYPQIQWMKDGLRTREPTAVWPPIPATGPRKAVLSASASSNQVRRGQLQALWEDQGWEL, from the exons atggcagcaggagcagcagttGGAGCCTGGGTGCTGGTCCTCAGTCTGTGGG GAGcagtagtaggtgctcaaaacaTCACAGCCCGGATCGGCGAGCCACTGGTGCTGAAGTGTAAGGGGGCCCCTAAGAAACCACCCCAGCAGCTGGAATGGAAACTG AACACAGCCCGGACAGAAGCTTGGAAGGTCCTGTCTCCCCAGGGAGGCCCCTGGGATAGTGTGGCTCGTGTCCTTCCCAACGGCTCCCTCTTCCTTCCAGCTGTTGGGATTCAGGATGAGGGGATTTTCCGGTGCCGGGCAATGAACAGGAATGGAAAGGAGACCAAATCCAACTACCGAGTCCGTGTCTACC agaTTCCTGGGAAGCCAGAAATTATAGATCCTGCCTCTGAACTTACGGCTGGTGTTCCCAATAAG GTGGGGACGTGTGTGTCAGAGGGAAGCTACCCTGCAGGGACTCTTAGCTGGCACTTGGATGGGAAACCCCTGGTGCCTAATGAGAAGG GAGTATCTGTGAAGGAACAGACCAGGAAACACCCTGAGACAGGGCTCTTCACACTGCTGTCAGAGCTAATGGTGACCCCAGCCCGGGGAGGAGCTGCCCATCTCACCTTCTCCTGTAGCTTCAGCCCAGGCCTTCCCCGACGCCGGGCCTTGTACACAGCCCCCATCCAGCCCCGTGTCTGGG AGCCTGTGCCTCCAGAGGAGATCCAATTGGTGGTGGAGCCAGAAGGTGGTACAGTAGCTCCTGGCGGGACCGTCACCCTGACCTGTGATGTCCCTGACCAGACCTATCCTCAAATCCAATGGATGAAGGAC GGCCTCAGGACCAGGGAACCTACAGCTGTGTGGCCACCCATCCCAGCCACGGGCCCCAGGAAAGCCGTGCtgtcagcatcagcatcatcg AACCAGGTGAGGAGGGGCCAACTGCAG GCTCTGTGGGAGGATCAGGGCTGGGAACTCTAG
- the GPSM3 gene encoding G-protein-signaling modulator 3 isoform X1 yields MEAERPQEEEDGEQDPPQDEQGWPPPNSTTRPWRSAPPSPPPPRTHNTALGPRSASLLSLQTELLLDLVAEAQSRRLEEQRATFHAPQNPPILAPAPPRPLEDREQLYSTILSHQVPKGSPPLRPSPKLSLLPPLLQCQRMEAQRSEPPLPPGGQELLELLLRVQGGGRMEEQRSQPPTHTC; encoded by the exons ATGGAGGCTGAGAGACCACAGGAAGAAGAGGATGGTGAGCAG GACCCCCCTCAGGATGAGCAAGGCTGGCCCCCTCCAAATTCCACCACTCGGCCTTGGCGATCTGCTCCTccatcccctcctcctccacGGACCCATAACACAG ccctgggaCCCCGCTCGGCCTCCCTGCTCTCCCTGCAGACTGAGCTCCTTCTGGACCTGGTAGCTGAAGCCCAGTCCCGCCGCCTAGAGGAGCAGAGGGCCACCTTCCACGCCCCCCAAAACCCCCCAATCCtagcccctgccccaccccgtCCTCTTGAGGACAGAGAACAGCTCTACAGCACCATCCTGAGTCACCAG GTTCCCAAGGGGTCTCCTCCCCTCAGACCCTCACCAaagctctcccttctccctccactcCTCCAGTGCCAGCGGATGGAAGCCCAGCGGTCAgagcctcccctccccccagggGGGCAGGAGCTCCTGGAGTTGCTGCTGAGAGTTCAGGGTGGGGGTCGAATGGAGGAGCAAAGGTCCCAGCCCCCGACACATACCTGCTGA
- the AGER gene encoding advanced glycosylation end product-specific receptor isoform X1 — protein MAAGAAVGAWVLVLSLWGAVVGAQNITARIGEPLVLKCKGAPKKPPQQLEWKLNTARTEAWKVLSPQGGPWDSVARVLPNGSLFLPAVGIQDEGIFRCRAMNRNGKETKSNYRVRVYQIPGKPEIIDPASELTAGVPNKVGTCVSEGSYPAGTLSWHLDGKPLVPNEKGVSVKEQTRKHPETGLFTLLSELMVTPARGGAAHLTFSCSFSPGLPRRRALYTAPIQPRVWEPVPPEEIQLVVEPEGGTVAPGGTVTLTCDVPDQTYPQIQWMKDGVPLSLPSSPVLLLPGIGPQDQGTYSCVATHPSHGPQESRAVSISIIEPGEEGPTAGSVGGSGLGTLALVLGILGGLATAALLIGVILWQRRRRRGEERKAPENQEEEEEHAELNQSEEPEAGESGTVGP, from the exons atggcagcaggagcagcagttGGAGCCTGGGTGCTGGTCCTCAGTCTGTGGG GAGcagtagtaggtgctcaaaacaTCACAGCCCGGATCGGCGAGCCACTGGTGCTGAAGTGTAAGGGGGCCCCTAAGAAACCACCCCAGCAGCTGGAATGGAAACTG AACACAGCCCGGACAGAAGCTTGGAAGGTCCTGTCTCCCCAGGGAGGCCCCTGGGATAGTGTGGCTCGTGTCCTTCCCAACGGCTCCCTCTTCCTTCCAGCTGTTGGGATTCAGGATGAGGGGATTTTCCGGTGCCGGGCAATGAACAGGAATGGAAAGGAGACCAAATCCAACTACCGAGTCCGTGTCTACC agaTTCCTGGGAAGCCAGAAATTATAGATCCTGCCTCTGAACTTACGGCTGGTGTTCCCAATAAG GTGGGGACGTGTGTGTCAGAGGGAAGCTACCCTGCAGGGACTCTTAGCTGGCACTTGGATGGGAAACCCCTGGTGCCTAATGAGAAGG GAGTATCTGTGAAGGAACAGACCAGGAAACACCCTGAGACAGGGCTCTTCACACTGCTGTCAGAGCTAATGGTGACCCCAGCCCGGGGAGGAGCTGCCCATCTCACCTTCTCCTGTAGCTTCAGCCCAGGCCTTCCCCGACGCCGGGCCTTGTACACAGCCCCCATCCAGCCCCGTGTCTGGG AGCCTGTGCCTCCAGAGGAGATCCAATTGGTGGTGGAGCCAGAAGGTGGTACAGTAGCTCCTGGCGGGACCGTCACCCTGACCTGTGATGTCCCTGACCAGACCTATCCTCAAATCCAATGGATGAAGGAC GGTGTGCCCTTGTCCCTTCCCTCCAGCCCTGTGCTGCTCCTCCCCGGGATAGGGCCTCAGGACCAGGGAACCTACAGCTGTGTGGCCACCCATCCCAGCCACGGGCCCCAGGAAAGCCGTGCtgtcagcatcagcatcatcg AACCAGGTGAGGAGGGGCCAACTGCAG GCTCTGTGGGAGGATCAGGGCTGGGAACTCTAGCCCTGGTCCTGGGGATCCTGGGAGGCCTGGCGACAGCCGCCCTGCTCATTGGGGTCATCTTGTGGCAAAGGCGGAGACGCCGAGGAGAGGAGAG GAAGGCCCCAGAaaaccaggaggaagaggaggagcatgCAGAGCTGAATCAGTCGGAGGAACCTGAAGCAGGCGAGAGTGGTACTGTAGGGCCTTGA
- the GPSM3 gene encoding G-protein-signaling modulator 3 isoform X2, translating to MEAERPQEEEDGEQDPPQDEQGWPPPNSTTRPWRSAPPSPPPPRTHNTALGPRSASLLSLQTELLLDLVAEAQSRRLEEQRATFHAPQNPPILAPAPPRPLEDREQLYSTILSHQCQRMEAQRSEPPLPPGGQELLELLLRVQGGGRMEEQRSQPPTHTC from the exons ATGGAGGCTGAGAGACCACAGGAAGAAGAGGATGGTGAGCAG GACCCCCCTCAGGATGAGCAAGGCTGGCCCCCTCCAAATTCCACCACTCGGCCTTGGCGATCTGCTCCTccatcccctcctcctccacGGACCCATAACACAG ccctgggaCCCCGCTCGGCCTCCCTGCTCTCCCTGCAGACTGAGCTCCTTCTGGACCTGGTAGCTGAAGCCCAGTCCCGCCGCCTAGAGGAGCAGAGGGCCACCTTCCACGCCCCCCAAAACCCCCCAATCCtagcccctgccccaccccgtCCTCTTGAGGACAGAGAACAGCTCTACAGCACCATCCTGAGTCACCAG TGCCAGCGGATGGAAGCCCAGCGGTCAgagcctcccctccccccagggGGGCAGGAGCTCCTGGAGTTGCTGCTGAGAGTTCAGGGTGGGGGTCGAATGGAGGAGCAAAGGTCCCAGCCCCCGACACATACCTGCTGA